In Neomonachus schauinslandi chromosome 6, ASM220157v2, whole genome shotgun sequence, a genomic segment contains:
- the ATP5MK gene encoding ATP synthase membrane subunit K, mitochondrial: MAGPETDAQFHFTGIKKYFNSYTLTGRMNCVLATYGGIALMILYFKLRSKKTPAVKAT; this comes from the exons atggCAGGTCCAGAAACTGATGCTCAATTCCATTTCACTggtatcaaaaaatatttcaactctTATACTCTCACAGGTAGAATGAAT tGTGTACTGGCCACATACGGAGGCATTGCTTTGATGATCTTATACTTCAAGTTAAGGTCTAAAAAAACACCAGCTGTGAAAGCAACATAA